A part of Aspergillus flavus chromosome 5, complete sequence genomic DNA contains:
- a CDS encoding uncharacterized protein (expressed protein), producing MTPAAIANLCIFWSFFGESNLPAVALASTLWDYGNLSQSRSTYEVLKFTYWKGLLDKGSRTFPCDDGPTTGKLVIKYLCDRKQPVVFDIQKEAVDQGLRVEQTNTGTELRRPLGRFNGFNRWRLMLYSMSTGSNSLLTHMGSLSAGGIRTDVDIENVVILGI from the coding sequence ATGACCCCTGCTGCAATAGCCAACCTCTGTATTTTCTGGAGTTTCTTCGGGGAATCTAACCTCCCTGCTGTTGCTCTGGCTTCGACACTCTGGGATTATGGTAATCTTTCGCAATCTCGGAGCACATATGAAGTACTGAAGTTCACATACTGGAAGGGTCTCCTTGACAAGGGTAGCCGGACCTTCCCTTGTGACGATGGTCCAACTACTGGGAAGCTTGTGATCAAATACCTCTGTGATCGGAAGCAACCGGTTGTATTTGACATCCAGAAGGAAGCTGTGGACCAGGGACTGCGCGTCGAACAGACAAACACTGGCACTGAGCTCCGGAGACCTTTGGGGAGATTTAACGGATTCAATCGATGGCGATTGATGCTGTACTCCATGTCTACAGGATCCAATTCACTACTAACTCATATGGGCAGCTTAAGTGCCGGAGGTATACGAACTGATGTGGATATTGAGAATGTTGTAATTCTTGGCATTTGA